From a region of the Vibrio orientalis CIP 102891 = ATCC 33934 genome:
- a CDS encoding SDR family oxidoreductase: MKKLIVITGASSGIGEAIARRLSNEGHPLLLLARRIDRLEALNLPNSLSVKVDVTDKASFEAAIAQGEAKFGPVDAIVNNAGAMLLGQIDTQDAQEWKTMFDVNVLGLLNGMQAVLAPMMERNSGTIINISSIAGKKTFPSHAAYCGTKFAVHAISENVREEVAASNVRVTTIAPGAVETELLSHTTSQDIKDGYDSWKEDMGGVLAADDIARAVEFAYSQPQNVCIREIALAPTKQQP, from the coding sequence ATGAAAAAACTAATCGTAATCACAGGTGCTAGTTCAGGTATTGGTGAAGCTATTGCTCGTCGTTTGAGCAATGAAGGTCATCCTCTACTTCTTTTAGCTCGTCGTATTGACCGTCTTGAAGCGCTTAACCTACCAAACTCTTTATCAGTAAAAGTAGACGTAACAGACAAAGCCTCTTTTGAAGCGGCTATTGCTCAGGGCGAAGCAAAATTCGGCCCTGTAGATGCTATCGTAAACAACGCTGGTGCAATGCTTCTTGGTCAAATAGACACTCAAGATGCACAAGAATGGAAAACCATGTTTGATGTCAACGTTCTGGGTCTTCTAAATGGTATGCAAGCAGTCCTTGCGCCAATGATGGAGCGTAACAGCGGCACGATTATCAACATTAGCTCAATTGCGGGTAAGAAAACGTTCCCAAGTCATGCGGCATATTGTGGTACTAAATTCGCTGTACATGCTATCTCTGAGAATGTACGTGAAGAAGTAGCAGCATCAAATGTTCGAGTAACAACAATCGCACCAGGTGCTGTTGAAACAGAACTACTTTCTCATACCACATCACAAGATATCAAAGATGGTTACGACTCATGGAAAGAAGACATGGGCGGTGTTCTAGCGGCTGATGATATTGCTCGTGCAGTAGAGTTTGCTTACAGCCAGCCACAGAATGTGTGTATTCGTGAAATTGCTCTAGCGCCAACTAAACAACAGCCATAG
- a CDS encoding TRAP transporter substrate-binding protein yields the protein MKAMTKTLLAASITGLFSMSALAADFTLKIQSSDPSGDLNFKVQQNWAERVESMSNGRIDIDLLPVGAVVKHTETLGAIKMGILDGQVTATGYFSGKDPAFGLIGNMVGAWSDTTQLLQYMNYGGGNELMTELYAPYGVKFVGASTTGVESFISKKPIDGVDDLKGLKLRAPEGLVQQVFAAAGATPVNLPGSEVFTGLSKGVIDAADYTVFSTNQKAGMNDIATHPVQPGFHSLPLIDISISQKKWDKMPADLQTILQTSVRDFSYDMTTQLKMADQAAVKEAQANPEITIHDWSQEERKKFREIAKGQWKVFAERSPNAQKVYDSVTTFLETNGLL from the coding sequence ATGAAAGCAATGACTAAAACTCTACTTGCTGCCTCTATTACCGGTCTATTCTCGATGTCAGCACTAGCTGCAGATTTTACTCTTAAGATTCAATCATCAGACCCGTCAGGTGACTTGAACTTTAAGGTGCAGCAAAACTGGGCAGAACGTGTAGAGAGTATGTCTAACGGTCGTATTGATATCGACCTTCTGCCAGTGGGCGCTGTGGTTAAGCACACCGAAACACTTGGCGCTATCAAAATGGGTATCCTAGATGGTCAAGTAACCGCGACGGGTTACTTTTCAGGTAAAGATCCAGCGTTTGGCCTAATCGGTAACATGGTTGGCGCGTGGTCAGACACCACTCAATTGCTGCAATACATGAACTATGGCGGTGGTAACGAGTTAATGACAGAGCTGTACGCACCTTACGGTGTGAAGTTTGTTGGCGCATCGACGACTGGCGTTGAATCATTCATTTCTAAAAAGCCAATTGATGGCGTGGACGATCTAAAAGGTCTTAAGCTGCGCGCCCCAGAAGGCCTAGTTCAACAAGTGTTCGCGGCGGCAGGTGCTACGCCGGTTAACCTACCTGGTTCAGAAGTATTTACTGGCCTAAGCAAAGGTGTTATTGATGCTGCGGATTACACCGTGTTCTCAACTAACCAAAAAGCGGGCATGAACGACATCGCAACGCACCCTGTTCAACCAGGCTTCCACTCATTACCTCTGATTGATATTTCAATCTCACAGAAAAAGTGGGACAAAATGCCAGCGGATCTACAAACGATTCTGCAAACGTCAGTGCGTGACTTCTCTTACGACATGACAACTCAGCTCAAAATGGCTGACCAAGCGGCAGTAAAAGAGGCGCAAGCTAACCCAGAAATCACGATTCATGACTGGTCTCAAGAAGAGCGTAAGAAGTTCCGTGAGATTGCTAAAGGTCAATGGAAGGTGTTTGCGGAGCGCTCTCCTAACGCACAGAAAGTTTATGACTCTGTGACAACCTTCTTAGAGACGAATGGTCTTCTTTAA
- a CDS encoding diguanylate cyclase, translating to MTYHRDKHYYIGALFLTIFVFSIGLIESLDRSQKSFLRDSLLARAKEELSIVRSELEAAIVADIYVSNSLATLVAANPEFEFSGWDLIASSILRKSRHVHVIGLAPDDVIQFIYPFEGNEKAVGLDYRTIPSQWRSVKKAQEVQEIFISGPVNLVQGGRGLIARVPIFTDPPYNTKYWGVCSVVISLDSLFLDVGVSAFEHKYALAMRGFDSTGVDGEVFYGLQQTFDEAFAVEVVHFPYGSWAIAASTKGDLLSNSPWYRAHAVRLLGYPMLITLIIAFAMTYRLYAQANQRSLHDELTRLPNRRYFMYTLSEHFDAALKNPHKDKFAILNIDIDKFKRINDTYGHAAGDKVLIATAERLKSVLRASDLVARMGGDEFLILLPRIDRVEDVDVINIELQKAVCHTPVIFEHNLINIQVSVGYALYKPELTDVGELLKLADIRMYEEKRRQSLKDHTK from the coding sequence ATGACATATCATCGAGACAAGCATTATTACATTGGTGCTTTGTTTTTGACCATCTTTGTATTCTCTATAGGGCTCATTGAGTCTTTAGACCGCAGTCAGAAGTCCTTTCTGAGAGATAGTTTATTGGCGCGAGCAAAAGAGGAGTTGTCTATTGTTCGCTCTGAGCTTGAAGCTGCGATTGTCGCTGATATTTACGTGTCCAATAGTCTTGCCACTTTGGTTGCGGCTAACCCTGAGTTTGAGTTCTCTGGTTGGGATTTGATTGCATCTAGTATTCTACGTAAAAGCCGGCACGTACATGTTATTGGGCTCGCTCCAGATGATGTCATCCAATTTATCTATCCTTTTGAAGGGAATGAAAAAGCGGTAGGGTTGGATTATCGGACCATTCCAAGCCAGTGGCGTAGCGTAAAAAAGGCGCAGGAAGTACAAGAGATTTTTATTTCTGGTCCCGTCAACCTTGTTCAAGGTGGAAGGGGCTTAATCGCCAGAGTGCCAATTTTTACGGACCCTCCATACAACACAAAGTATTGGGGGGTGTGTAGCGTTGTTATTTCTTTGGACTCACTGTTTTTAGATGTCGGTGTTTCTGCATTCGAACACAAGTATGCTCTTGCGATGCGAGGGTTCGACAGTACAGGAGTTGATGGCGAGGTATTCTATGGATTGCAGCAAACCTTTGATGAAGCGTTTGCTGTCGAAGTGGTGCACTTTCCTTATGGCAGTTGGGCGATTGCTGCATCGACCAAAGGGGATCTTTTATCCAACAGTCCTTGGTACCGAGCGCACGCGGTTAGACTGCTTGGCTATCCAATGCTCATTACACTTATCATTGCTTTTGCGATGACTTACCGTCTATATGCTCAAGCGAATCAACGCTCTTTACATGATGAATTAACGCGCTTGCCGAATAGACGTTACTTTATGTATACCTTAAGTGAGCACTTTGATGCAGCCTTGAAAAACCCACATAAGGATAAATTTGCGATTCTTAACATTGATATAGATAAGTTCAAACGTATCAATGACACCTATGGACATGCTGCTGGTGATAAAGTGTTAATTGCGACGGCTGAACGACTCAAAAGTGTGCTCAGGGCGTCAGACCTTGTGGCTCGCATGGGTGGGGACGAATTCTTGATTCTATTACCGAGAATCGATCGAGTTGAAGATGTCGATGTTATTAACATTGAACTGCAAAAAGCGGTTTGCCACACTCCGGTTATCTTTGAGCACAATCTTATCAATATTCAAGTCAGCGTCGGATACGCTTTATACAAGCCAGAGTTAACAGATGTGGGCGAGCTCCTCAAGCTTGCTGACATCCGCATGTATGAAGAGAAGCGACGTCAAAGTTTAAAAGACCACACAAAATAG
- a CDS encoding DUF962 domain-containing protein gives MKDLTQWLCEYGESHQNPTNQKIHKVAVPGIFLSVVGLIWSIPSIELFGLSLNWVWVAAFPVMVFYFRLSLSVFLMMLGFTLACIALVWSIELMQISIFLFSLTLFAVLWLFQFIGHKIEGKKPSFFEDLQFLLIGPIWVFRKR, from the coding sequence ATGAAAGATCTAACTCAGTGGCTTTGTGAATATGGAGAAAGTCATCAAAACCCTACCAATCAAAAAATCCACAAGGTGGCCGTACCGGGTATCTTTTTATCAGTAGTTGGCCTGATTTGGTCCATTCCCTCGATTGAGCTATTTGGGCTTTCTCTCAACTGGGTTTGGGTCGCTGCGTTTCCAGTCATGGTGTTTTATTTTAGGCTTTCATTGAGTGTCTTTCTGATGATGTTGGGGTTTACTCTCGCCTGTATCGCCTTAGTTTGGTCGATAGAACTGATGCAGATATCTATCTTCCTTTTTTCATTAACGCTTTTTGCCGTTTTGTGGCTGTTCCAGTTTATCGGTCACAAAATAGAAGGGAAAAAGCCTTCATTTTTTGAAGATCTCCAATTTTTGCTTATCGGTCCTATTTGGGTGTTTCGCAAGCGATAG
- a CDS encoding GGDEF domain-containing protein, whose product MQQLAGRQIEEMADIRATRKSNIVLLCSLIAIAILFSYGVARFLSGDYFLSSINFFSSCVLLLNTVYLLKHKRVNHSDLVLSSVLLLHGVVLLLYGSHINDRLLWLYPIIAVLIFVNDFKVGALMSVGFCLLTLIAIQFPQAVHFSADSSKSRFLLSLFSLCLLCNISAYYYAKVMNYIHSLYLEGIEDLAYLDQLTGLANRWSFENWAAGKLIEQKNSSQITAMVFIDIDNFKAINDTYGHDVGDRVLQHFAKRLRNNVRSKDRKTEKHDYSIARFAGDEFVLLLYDVTKIEDLEGILNRISTLFAESYQSSERINTLTVSVGVSLYPDDASTLSELTRCADKAMYAAKHSGKNQYRFYSDSKLPHDLSEQEKKLASVTSIK is encoded by the coding sequence ATGCAACAACTAGCAGGAAGGCAAATTGAAGAGATGGCGGATATTCGTGCGACACGAAAATCGAATATTGTCTTGCTCTGTTCATTGATAGCGATCGCCATCCTGTTTAGTTATGGTGTCGCACGCTTTCTTAGCGGCGACTACTTCCTTAGCTCTATCAATTTTTTCTCGTCTTGTGTGTTGCTACTCAACACTGTCTACTTATTGAAACATAAACGCGTCAACCACAGTGACTTAGTTCTGAGTAGCGTACTACTGCTCCATGGTGTAGTACTTTTACTCTATGGTTCACATATTAACGATCGACTGTTATGGCTTTATCCCATTATCGCCGTGCTAATTTTCGTCAATGATTTCAAAGTTGGCGCACTGATGAGTGTCGGATTTTGTCTGCTCACTCTCATCGCTATTCAGTTCCCTCAAGCCGTACACTTCTCTGCCGATAGTTCTAAGAGCCGATTCTTGCTGAGCCTATTTTCGCTCTGTCTTCTTTGTAATATTTCCGCCTATTACTACGCCAAAGTAATGAACTATATCCACTCCCTATATTTAGAGGGCATCGAAGATCTCGCTTATTTGGATCAACTCACAGGACTTGCTAATCGTTGGAGTTTCGAAAACTGGGCGGCAGGAAAACTGATAGAGCAAAAAAACAGCAGCCAGATTACTGCCATGGTGTTTATCGATATTGATAACTTTAAAGCAATCAATGATACCTATGGGCATGATGTCGGTGATAGGGTGCTGCAACACTTCGCAAAACGCTTAAGAAATAATGTCCGAAGCAAAGATAGAAAAACAGAGAAACATGATTACTCAATCGCACGCTTTGCTGGTGATGAATTCGTCTTGCTTCTCTATGATGTGACAAAAATTGAAGACCTCGAAGGTATATTAAATCGCATCAGCACTTTATTTGCCGAAAGCTATCAATCATCAGAACGTATAAACACCTTGACGGTTAGTGTGGGGGTTTCACTCTATCCAGATGACGCCAGCACGCTATCAGAACTCACTCGATGCGCTGACAAAGCCATGTACGCTGCCAAGCATAGTGGGAAAAACCAATACCGTTTCTACAGCGATAGCAAGTTACCTCATGACCTTTCTGAGCAAGAAAAAAAGCTCGCGAGTGTTACTTCGATTAAATAG
- a CDS encoding DMT family transporter — MSIQLYPFLFMLASTFSLSLTGLLSKFLSQYVDLATLGFLRFVVPAVIILLITRQSMMMPRGRLARTIWLRAICIAGCQLCFIYSLLHLSLVESIVLFGTGPLFIPVLERLIYKTPLQWLSVGSLVVTFFGVTLLAGDVADISVRPELLVGLASGLLNAGSQLSLYRISKSSLSALEINYWTFLFAGLVLLPFVGYSYVSLDSLVDVSVVPWEGLAALLIVVSVLIINTQVFRAKAYRLANSGTQLAPLVFTNVLFTALWQQIYFDVSYSVTQSVGLLLILAANMFVVLFPICRRRFNAKAA; from the coding sequence ATGTCAATTCAGTTGTACCCGTTTTTATTTATGTTAGCGTCAACGTTCAGTCTGTCATTAACCGGGCTGCTTTCCAAATTTTTGAGTCAATATGTTGATCTCGCAACACTGGGATTTCTCAGGTTTGTCGTGCCTGCAGTGATCATTTTACTGATTACGCGACAATCGATGATGATGCCAAGGGGCAGACTCGCTCGCACTATTTGGCTGAGAGCAATATGTATTGCAGGTTGCCAGCTTTGCTTTATCTATTCGCTTTTACATTTAAGCTTAGTGGAAAGTATTGTCCTGTTTGGTACAGGTCCACTGTTTATTCCAGTGTTAGAACGGCTTATATATAAAACACCACTACAATGGCTATCAGTTGGCTCGCTGGTGGTTACGTTCTTTGGGGTGACCTTGCTTGCCGGAGATGTAGCGGATATATCAGTTCGCCCCGAATTGCTCGTTGGACTGGCGTCAGGTTTATTGAATGCGGGTTCGCAGCTTAGCTTATATCGAATCAGTAAATCGAGCCTATCTGCATTAGAGATTAACTACTGGACATTTCTATTTGCCGGTTTGGTGCTATTGCCGTTTGTTGGTTACAGCTATGTTAGTTTAGATAGTCTTGTTGATGTGAGTGTTGTGCCTTGGGAAGGGCTGGCGGCACTGCTAATTGTCGTCTCAGTGTTGATTATTAACACCCAGGTATTTCGTGCAAAGGCCTATCGTTTAGCCAATTCGGGCACTCAGTTAGCGCCGCTAGTATTTACCAATGTGCTATTTACCGCGTTATGGCAGCAGATATATTTTGATGTAAGTTACAGTGTCACTCAGTCGGTGGGGTTGTTGTTAATTCTAGCTGCTAACATGTTTGTTGTTCTGTTTCCGATCTGCCGCCGTCGTTTTAACGCCAAAGCCGCGTAA
- a CDS encoding DUF3541 domain-containing protein: MRGKFVALCLGLAISQTTFASTPPESFTASADIIRHTYETQLYTLPAFKEGHYGLRMYRQTLDPKYSAAVWSDMARVASKLNKFAAEVHTPEQILLYSEKRVSSYSDDTDERSVRRYTVTKHMPEYLYLGVDLLGSMARANEYGLKHKEDQKLRQVIRRYDFEKYATDPEMIRAWAAQLANQVFWLRQLDEQDVVKPFIEAFRKAYPDSEDKKLSKQQYGNKLYGLTHIIFADSEYYQHQVDEKEYQWIYDYLRSNIDTILLRAKEDVVAEVGITFLLAGLENDPVVEKTRQAIQKSIDKDKGMIPSVTGDFDVAYGEHRNVLAIMLLDWQSVNEAPTIKANPKVFSSLPYGLIAQ; encoded by the coding sequence ATGCGTGGAAAGTTTGTCGCACTTTGCTTAGGGCTAGCAATCAGCCAAACCACCTTTGCATCAACGCCACCTGAGAGTTTTACTGCTTCTGCTGATATCATTCGCCATACATACGAAACTCAGCTCTATACTCTTCCAGCATTTAAAGAAGGCCACTATGGGCTGAGAATGTATAGACAGACGCTTGACCCGAAATATTCAGCGGCCGTTTGGAGTGATATGGCGCGCGTCGCAAGTAAACTCAATAAATTCGCTGCAGAGGTACATACCCCAGAGCAAATCCTCCTCTATTCTGAAAAACGCGTGTCCAGCTACAGCGACGATACCGACGAGCGCAGTGTGAGACGCTATACCGTCACAAAACACATGCCCGAATACCTTTATCTTGGCGTTGACCTGCTCGGTTCTATGGCTAGAGCCAACGAATATGGCCTTAAGCATAAAGAAGATCAAAAGCTTCGCCAGGTCATCCGCCGTTACGATTTTGAGAAGTACGCGACCGATCCTGAAATGATTCGCGCGTGGGCAGCACAACTTGCCAATCAAGTATTCTGGTTACGACAACTCGATGAACAGGACGTAGTTAAGCCGTTTATCGAAGCTTTTCGCAAAGCTTATCCTGATAGCGAAGACAAAAAACTCTCTAAGCAGCAATACGGCAATAAACTTTACGGTTTAACCCATATTATTTTCGCCGATTCCGAATACTATCAGCACCAAGTCGATGAGAAAGAATACCAATGGATCTACGACTATCTCCGCAGCAACATTGACACCATCTTACTCAGAGCAAAAGAAGATGTTGTCGCTGAAGTTGGTATTACCTTTTTACTGGCCGGGCTTGAAAATGACCCCGTGGTAGAAAAGACGCGCCAAGCGATTCAAAAGTCGATCGACAAAGATAAAGGAATGATCCCTTCTGTGACGGGTGACTTTGATGTTGCCTATGGTGAACATCGAAATGTATTGGCGATAATGCTGCTTGATTGGCAGAGCGTCAATGAGGCGCCGACGATTAAAGCCAACCCAAAAGTCTTCTCCAGCCTTCCTTATGGGCTCATCGCTCAATAA
- a CDS encoding TRAP transporter large permease: MFDLSSIGIAWGSILMLVMMIGLLLTGMQLAFVTGFVAIFFTLFWFGPDALPLIASRTYSFASGYVFLAVPMFVLMAALLDRSGIARDLFDAMKSVGRRVRGGVAVQTLLVAVLLASMSGVIGGETVLLGILALPQMLRLGYDRKLAIGTTCAGGALGTMLPPSIVLIIYGMTASVSIGDLFKASFLPAFILAGCYIGYVLIRCKLNPSLAPLPSDEEMAEDMANQPSYFKALFFPLLSVATVLGSIYTGVASVTEASALGVVGIMISAAIRGELNFNMLKESAIATMRTCGMIMWIGIGASALVGIYNLMGGIDFVEEVILGLSGGSALATLLIMMAILLVLGMFLDWVGVALLTMPIFVPIIISLGYDPVWFGVVFCLNMQVSFLSPPFGPAAFYLKSVAPKDITLGEIFTSLLPFIGLQVLVLGLVIAFPELAMWWK, from the coding sequence ATGTTTGATTTATCTTCTATTGGCATCGCATGGGGTAGCATCCTCATGTTAGTTATGATGATTGGCTTGTTACTCACCGGTATGCAGCTTGCTTTCGTAACAGGTTTCGTGGCTATCTTTTTCACGCTGTTTTGGTTTGGCCCAGATGCGCTTCCTCTCATTGCGAGTCGTACTTACAGTTTTGCATCAGGTTATGTTTTCCTCGCTGTACCAATGTTTGTATTGATGGCTGCATTGCTTGACCGATCAGGTATCGCAAGAGACTTGTTTGACGCAATGAAGTCTGTTGGTCGCCGTGTACGTGGTGGTGTTGCGGTTCAAACGCTGCTTGTTGCGGTACTGTTGGCATCAATGTCGGGAGTAATCGGCGGTGAAACGGTATTACTGGGTATTCTGGCGCTTCCGCAAATGCTTCGCCTTGGCTATGACCGTAAGTTAGCGATCGGTACGACTTGTGCGGGTGGCGCATTAGGTACTATGCTGCCCCCGTCCATCGTACTGATTATCTATGGTATGACGGCGAGCGTATCCATTGGCGATTTGTTTAAAGCGTCATTCCTGCCAGCGTTTATTCTTGCAGGCTGCTACATCGGTTATGTATTGATTCGTTGTAAACTCAACCCATCTCTAGCACCTCTGCCAAGCGATGAAGAGATGGCTGAAGACATGGCCAATCAGCCAAGCTACTTCAAAGCGCTGTTCTTCCCGCTACTTTCTGTGGCAACGGTTCTGGGCAGTATCTACACGGGTGTCGCTTCGGTAACAGAAGCATCAGCTTTAGGTGTTGTGGGCATCATGATCTCTGCGGCGATTCGTGGCGAACTTAACTTCAACATGCTTAAAGAGAGTGCCATCGCAACGATGCGTACCTGTGGCATGATCATGTGGATCGGTATCGGTGCAAGTGCATTGGTTGGTATCTACAACTTGATGGGTGGTATCGACTTTGTAGAAGAAGTGATTCTGGGTCTAAGTGGCGGTAGCGCATTGGCAACGCTACTAATCATGATGGCGATTCTACTGGTACTAGGTATGTTCCTTGACTGGGTAGGTGTGGCATTACTTACGATGCCAATCTTCGTACCTATCATCATTAGCCTTGGTTACGACCCAGTCTGGTTTGGTGTGGTGTTCTGTCTTAACATGCAGGTGTCGTTCTTATCACCACCATTTGGTCCGGCCGCTTTCTACTTGAAGTCGGTAGCGCCAAAAGACATTACGCTCGGTGAAATCTTCACATCACTATTGCCATTTATCGGACTTCAAGTTCTGGTTCTTGGTCTTGTGATTGCGTTCCCTGAGCTAGCAATGTGGTGGAAATAG
- a CDS encoding gluconokinase has translation MKAKKILVMGVSGCGKSLIGSEIANALNYPFHDGDDYHPQTNVEKMAQGIPLTDDDRIGWLETLNKVYTENDSAVIACSALKPAYRDILRRNNEELVIVYLQGDFDTIWNRHKARENHYFNGEVMLQSQFDALVEPSQSEALFIDISQDVKTVIRDALNAIKEKEGKAS, from the coding sequence ATGAAAGCGAAAAAAATCTTAGTTATGGGCGTATCAGGCTGCGGTAAGAGTTTGATTGGTAGTGAGATTGCTAACGCTCTAAATTATCCATTTCACGATGGGGATGATTACCACCCACAAACTAACGTGGAGAAGATGGCCCAAGGTATACCACTTACCGATGACGATCGTATTGGTTGGCTAGAAACGTTGAATAAAGTGTATACCGAGAATGATAGTGCCGTGATCGCTTGCTCAGCGTTGAAACCTGCTTATCGAGACATTTTGCGTCGCAATAACGAAGAGCTTGTGATTGTCTACCTTCAAGGCGACTTTGACACCATCTGGAATCGTCATAAAGCGCGAGAAAATCACTACTTCAATGGTGAAGTAATGCTGCAAAGCCAATTTGATGCGTTAGTCGAGCCAAGCCAAAGTGAAGCTCTATTTATCGATATCTCACAGGATGTGAAAACCGTGATTAGAGATGCGTTAAATGCCATTAAGGAAAAAGAGGGAAAAGCATCATGA
- a CDS encoding TRAP transporter small permease subunit, with product MTDNSPHTPPEQEEQPRNILDRAIIKISNLLSGLFIFTVLISFYEVVMRYVFDAPTTWVHETASFVGGSLFIVGGIYAFAANKHVRVVLIYDSVSSQTRKYLNLVHHVVGLAFAGMLAYASYLMVQESWFTPWGELRLETSGSVLNAPYPALLKGIIFVCLCVLVVQFVLHLIQEIAGLGKKDDV from the coding sequence ATGACTGATAACTCTCCCCACACACCACCAGAGCAAGAAGAACAGCCAAGAAACATCCTTGATAGAGCCATTATTAAAATCAGTAATCTATTAAGTGGGTTGTTCATCTTTACGGTGCTTATTTCCTTTTACGAAGTCGTGATGCGTTATGTATTCGACGCGCCAACGACTTGGGTACATGAAACCGCCTCGTTTGTTGGTGGATCGTTGTTCATTGTGGGTGGTATTTACGCATTCGCTGCGAATAAACACGTTCGAGTTGTTCTAATTTACGATTCAGTTTCTTCTCAAACTCGAAAATATCTCAACCTTGTCCACCATGTGGTTGGCCTCGCATTTGCGGGTATGTTGGCTTACGCCTCTTATTTAATGGTTCAAGAGTCTTGGTTTACTCCTTGGGGAGAGCTACGTCTTGAAACCTCTGGTTCGGTTCTAAATGCACCGTACCCAGCTCTGCTGAAAGGCATCATCTTTGTTTGTCTTTGTGTTCTTGTTGTCCAGTTTGTGTTGCACCTCATCCAAGAGATTGCAGGTTTAGGGAAGAAAGACGATGTTTGA
- a CDS encoding LysR substrate-binding domain-containing protein: protein MKKLTSAPLKSLYAFVAVAETQSMTKAADQLHVSHSAVSQSIKSLESYLGQTLFNRTGRNITLNALGRSYYKRIAPPLEQITRATQQIVENNLSHRLTLNMVNSLAMHWWIPRVHKLNQYAPNLDIRISNLVGQFVMENEGVDIAVIHGHTDDWQDYYCEKLADDELVMVASPELANGKTDPIALLESHPAIIVTNDRRKHDWAIWCDKYQHSMPDPVNNLKFGASIQAVQAATRHLGVFVTHRIFVREEVNQGYLVEVGEPVLNPNQKFYFACQPSKLKNENILLIRNWIRREFSLSYE, encoded by the coding sequence ATGAAAAAACTAACTTCTGCACCACTTAAATCCTTATATGCTTTTGTCGCTGTTGCAGAAACGCAAAGTATGACTAAAGCGGCAGATCAACTGCACGTCAGCCACTCAGCGGTAAGTCAGTCGATCAAATCGTTAGAATCTTACCTTGGACAAACTCTGTTCAACCGAACTGGCAGAAATATTACCCTCAACGCTCTTGGGCGAAGTTATTACAAACGAATTGCGCCGCCACTAGAACAAATCACTCGCGCAACACAGCAAATAGTCGAAAACAACCTCTCTCATCGACTCACATTGAACATGGTCAATTCCCTAGCAATGCACTGGTGGATCCCAAGAGTTCATAAACTTAATCAATACGCGCCAAATTTGGATATTCGCATATCGAACCTTGTTGGGCAGTTTGTCATGGAAAATGAAGGCGTCGATATCGCCGTTATTCATGGACACACCGATGATTGGCAAGACTACTATTGTGAGAAACTCGCTGATGATGAGCTCGTCATGGTCGCTAGCCCCGAGCTGGCCAACGGGAAAACTGACCCAATCGCACTGCTAGAAAGCCACCCCGCAATCATCGTGACCAATGACCGACGTAAACATGACTGGGCAATTTGGTGCGACAAGTACCAACATTCAATGCCCGATCCGGTCAATAACCTTAAATTTGGCGCTTCTATTCAGGCGGTCCAAGCAGCAACTCGTCATTTAGGGGTATTTGTTACCCACCGTATTTTTGTCAGGGAAGAAGTGAACCAAGGCTACTTAGTCGAAGTGGGGGAACCGGTTCTCAACCCCAATCAAAAGTTCTATTTTGCTTGCCAGCCAAGTAAACTCAAAAATGAAAACATACTATTGATAAGGAATTGGATACGTCGTGAATTTTCGCTCTCTTACGAATAA